ATTCAGGTCCGCCGTTTTACCTGAAACGGTATCAGGCAACCTGAAAGGAGGAGCAACTGTTCCCAGCGGAATCATAGAAGAAGATATTAATGCCATAATGTATCCCTCGCAAATTTCTTTATAAAATGTTTACCACTCAGAAATTAAGCTGAAGCCAACGATTAACGTTCGATTTTTTACATATTTCACGGGGTTTTATTCTCAGGCATAACGATTTGAGAAAGGTCGGCTATTTTCAATGAATATAACGCATTGATTTCCTTCAGGAGTACTAGCCTGTTGTTCCGTTTTTTTTCATCCTCTACATTTACGAATACTTTATCAAAAAACGTATGAACCGGCCTGGAAAAAATATCATAATATGAGTATGAGGCCTCCTGGTATCTTTTCTCATCTATTTGCTTTCTGACCGTTGCTTCATTTTGTTTGTAGACATTCCACAGTTGATTTTCTTCCGGTTCACTCAAGAGATTTTCGTTTACGGTTCCACTGCTCTTTGCCTTTTTACCGATATTATATGTTCTTTCAACGGTACTCACCAATTCGGGCCACCAGGTTTCCCTTGAAACGAAAGAAATGGCCTCTAGTCTTTGGAAAAAATTACAGATATCATCAAATCCTACTCCAGCATTTAAAACGGCGTTTACCAGATCATGGCGAATCCCCTTTTCTATCTGTATTTGAAATAATCTATCTCGAAAAAAATCCCTTATTTTGCTTACTAATGTTCTGATAGTCTTTGCCTGATCATGTTCTTGTTTTTCCGAAAAAAGCGGAAGCAATGATAATGACTTTTCTAGGACTTCTTTAAGTTCCAGCGGAAATCCATGTTCCATGATTATACGAATAATACCATAGGCATGTCGTCTTAATGAATAAGGGTCCTGAGACCCGGTTGGGGTTAACTGTAATGCGAAACAACTGGATATCGTATCAAATTTGTCAGCCAGGCCAACGATAGCCCCGATTTTTGATGCAGGGATAGCATCTGTTGCGAAGCGGGGCATATAGTGTTCAGCAATTGCTAACGCAACGGGTGGCTCTTCTCCATCCCATTCCGCGTATTCCCTTCCCATATCCCCCTGCAATGATGGAAATTCTCCTACCATCTGAGTAAGGAGGTCTGTCTTGCACAAAAGTGCGGCACGTTTGACTGCCGCAACGTCTTCGATTGCTAATGTGCTTTCATCAATTAATTTGTGTGATAGGTAATTGGAGAGATGAACGATTCTGTTTGTCCTGTCGAGGTAACTTCCCATTTTTTCAAGAAAAACAAGATTTTTCAAATCTTCCACACGTTTTGCGAGGGAAACCTTTCTATCCTCTTTCCAGAAGAATCTGGCATCGGAGAGACGCGCCCTTAAGACCCGTTCGTTTCCCTGTCTGGTTGTATCCGCATTGTTTTCATCACGGTTCAGTACAACAATGAAGTTTTCTGTCATTGTACCATCCTGTTTTTTGATGGGAAAATATCTTTGATGATTCTTCATTGCGGTTTCGATAACCTTGGCGGGAATGTCCAGGAAATCTCCGTCAAAACCACATTGAATCACATTGGGATATTCCACCAAATTGGTTACTTCATCAAGAAGTTCCCGGTCATCAATTGTTGCTCCAAATGGGGTCATAAGTTGTGAAATTTTCGCCTCTAAGGTCTCACGGCGTTCCTTCATGTCGACACATACTTTTTCCTGCTTCAGAGACTGTTTATAGATATCCCAGTCGGCTTCTGTAATTTCAATTTTTTTCCCGGACAGAAACGGATGCCCGAAGGTGTATCTATCAGCCTTGACTCCGTTGACTTCCATGGGAACCACCTCTTTTCCAAATAATGCGAGGAGTGATCTGATAGGGCGTGCAAAAAACAGATCATTTCCTTTCCATTTCATTGATTTAGGGAATGAGATATGTTTTACGATTACCGGTAAAATATTTGACAAAACGCGCAGGGTGTCCTGTCCCTCGATTCTCTTGTTCGCAAAACAATACTCTCCTTTTGTGGTTTTTTTCACTTGAAGTTCTTCGTTTCGAATATTTTGGGATTTTGCAAAACCGATACCGGCTTTTGTAAGATTACCCTCCCTGTCAAAGGCGATAGCTGCAGAAGGTCCCTGGATTTCTTCCGTAACACCTGTCTGTTCTTGTGGCAAGCCTTCGACAAACAGGGTCAGCCTTCTCGGTGTGCCGGTACAATACAGTGTGCGCAGTGTCAAACGATGTTTTTTTATGTGATCGGCAAATAATTTCTCTATTTGATGAAGGGCGGGAGTAATATAACTGGCAGGGATCTCTTCTGTGCCGATTTCAAAAAGCAGGTTAGTCATATTAGAGTCGTACAATGTGTCCCTTCTTTTTTCTCGCTGTTTCCTGTAAAGGATATGCTTGTATATGTTTGGTAAAATAGTAATCTGATAATCCGCAGATTGCAATAAAAAAAATAATAGTTGAACGCTTATACTCCTTGACATAATCTTCCTGCTTGCGTAAAATCCCAAAATATTTAACTGAACAATACTTTTTTAAAATAGATCCTATTCATGTCATTTACCGTGCATTGAGTATGGGTAAAGCGTCTTCAATGAATAGTGATTTTGTTTTCGTGAGAAATTTACGGAGATAGAGGAAAAGGTTTTTATACAATGCCCAGAAAATATGTGTCCAACGTAAAAAACGGTGAAGTTATTGACGATATTTTTCTTGTGCTCAAAAAAGATGTTCGGGAGACGAGAGAAAAAAAACCGTATCTCAGCTTGCAACTGGCAGATAAATCAGGTTCTATTGAGGCGAGAAAATGGGATGCAAAATCAGCGCTTTGCGACAGCTTTACTATAGATGACTTTGTAAGAATAAAAGGTGTAGTAGAGACCTTTAACAATACGCTGCAAATGAGGGTTGCCGACATTTTCCCTGTTGCCGATGATCAAGTGTCTCTGGGAGAATTTATACCAAGCACGGATAAAAATATTTCCGAAATGATGAATGAACTCAAACAGATTATCAAAACAATTCAGGACCCCTACCTTTCAAAGTTATTGCATGCGTTTTTTGCCGATGAATCTTTCTGTAAGGTTTTTTCAGCCGCACCTGCTGCCATGCAGTTTCATCACGCTTTCTTAGGTGGATTGCTGGAGCATATTCTTTCGGTGGCCAAACTGGCGATCAGCTTTTGCAACCATTATCCTTCCATAAAAAGGGATTTACTCATTACGGGGGTTATTTTCCATGACATTGGAAAGACACGAGAATTATCATTCAGGAGAAGCTTTCAGTACACGGATGAGGGATTGTTGACGGGACACCTTATCTCCGGCGTCCTTATGGTCTATGAGAAAGCAAGAAAAATCGAAGGATTTCCCGTAGGGCTTATGAATGTTCTTTTTCATCTCATAGTAAGCCATCACGGTACCTACGAGTGGGGTTCACCAGTAAAGCCGGGGACACCGGAAGCCATTGTCCTGCATCACCTGGATAATCTGGATGCCAAGGTTCAAGCCGCGACAAAAGCAATACGCGAACATAAAGATACGAGCAGTTCCTGGACAGATTACGTAAGGATGTTTGAACGCAAACTCTATAAAAAGTAGTGTCGCGGAAATTCCAGGTGCTTTTGTTAGATACATTGAAATCACGAATGTGATAGTTTTCTCCGGCAACATATGTTTTTTGCGGGCATATTTTTAAGCCTTCGTAACCGTTGAAATAAACCGATATGATCAATTCCTCCACTATCATCGCATATCTTCGCAGCAAAAAATACAGGCCAATGACTGCCGCTGAGTTAGCGGAACATTTTCATGTCAGCGATGAAGAATACAGGTCTTTTTGTGACCTTCTTCAGGATTTGGAATTTTCCGGTGATATTGTAAAAATCAAACGGAAACAGTATGCACATCCAAAAAAGGTACAATTAATGGTTGGCACACTGGAATGTCATCCGAGGGGATTTGGCTTTGTCATTCCCGTCAAATTGGATGGAGCTGAAGATGTTTATGTCAATGAAGAGGGTATGGGTTCCGCAATGCATGGGGACCTTGTCGTCGTGCGACTTCCCACAACGGTACAGATACCGGGGAGGAGAAAAGGAAAGAAAAAAGGGGTATCCGGGCATATTGTAAATGTCCTGAAACGGGAAAACGAATTTGTTGTCGGTGCTCTGAAAAAAACAAAACGATTATGGTTCGTTGCTCCTGACAATCCGAAACTGTTTCGGAACATTTATGTTGCTGAAGAGGTTTCCAGGGATGCGCGGCCAGAAGATAAAGTGGTTGTCCGCATTACCGAATGGCCGTCCAGACATCTCAATCCCGAGGGTGAAATTACCGAGGTTCTCGGAAGGGATGGTGATCCGAAGGTAGACCTTTATTCTATTATTTACCAATTTAAACTTCCCCACATCTTTGGTAAAAAGGTAAAGGAGGAAACAAAGCATGTGCCTCTTGCGGTCTCCCATGAAGAACTCCGGAATCGTATGGATTTGCGCAAAAAGCTTATTATTACCATTGATCCGGATGATGCCAAAGATTTTGACGATGCGGTATCTTTGGAGTCTGATGGAAACGGAGGTTGGTTGCTGGGTGTGCACATTGCCGATGTTTCGCATTACATAAAACCTGATACCGCTTTTGACGATGAAGCCAGAAACCGGGGAACCAGCGTGTATCTGCCGGGAAAAGTCATCCCAATGCTTCCGGAGGTGTTGTCCAATAACATTTGCAGCTTGAAGGAAAGGGAAGACCGGCTTACCAAGACGGTTTTCATGTACCTCGATGGAAAAGCCCGTCTTGTAAAATCGGAGATAAAGCACTCCGTAATCAATGTTACCAAGCGTTTGACCTATCACCAGGCGACAATGATCATCAATGGTGCCCCTGATGGAGAGATTTCCGGCGAAATTTCCGGTATGTTACATACTATGGCCCATGTATCTCAGATGCTTTTTAAGAATCGGCTGGAACGCGGAGCCATAGAATTGGACCTTCCTGAAGTATCATTACAATTGGATGAGCATGGTTATCTCAAAACTGTTCAAAAGGAAGAAAAAGATAGTTCACACAGGCTGATAGAGGAATTCATGCTCCTGACAAACGAGACGGTAGCAACGTTTATGGCCGAGAAAAACCTACCGCTTTTGAGTCGTGCCCATCCTGAACCTGAAGAAGAGGATATGTGGGAATTCGCGGAATTTGTGCGCGGACTGGAACACACAAAACTTGATCCCTTTAAAACGAAAAAACTTCAGGCCCTGCTGGATGAGGTACGCGGAAAACCAGAGGCATACACCGTCAATCTGGTATTGTTGAAATCGATGAAGCAGGCAGTCTACGTTGCGGACGAAGAGGGACATTTTGCTCTCGCGCTGGAGCATTATTCCCATTTTACTTCCCCTATTCGACGTTATCCTGATCTGATTGTTCACCGTATCCTGGATCAGTATTTTTCGGGGGAATTATCTTCTTCTGCACAGAAGATCTGGAAAACCTGTTTGCCTGAATGGGCCGCACATTGTTCTACGACGGAACGCAGGGCCGTGGAAGCGGAAAGGGAAATTATTAAACTTAAATTACTTCGATTTTTTGAAGATCGAATTGGAGAGGTGTATGACGGAGTCATTACCGGTATCCAGGAGTATGGCCTTTTTGTTCAACTCAATGAATATCTGTTGGAAGGCCTTGTGCATGTTCGCGCCTTGTCGGACGATATCTATCTTGTTAATAAAAAGAACATGGCGCTTGTTGGCATGCAAAGCAGAAAAATGTTGCGCATCGGGGATGTAGTCAAGGTAAAGATAGATAAGATCGATTTATTGAAAAGGGAAATTGATTTTGTTCTCTGTGACATGCAAAAGGATTTCCCAAAACGAAGAAAAAAGACATGATAAAGAACCGAATATTTTATGCATGTGTCATTCTTGCAATACTGTGGAGTGTTGGTCCTTTTTTTTGGATCATCCTGACTTCCGTCAAACCCGTATCCCAAATTATGCAGCTGCCTCCGCTTTTTCCCGATACCTATACGATCGAATCATATAAAAATGTTCTTTTGGAAAGCCCTTTCCCTCATTACCTGCTGAACAGTTTTCTGGTTTCATTGTCAACAGTACTCATAACCATGCCCTTTGCTCTCCTTGCGGCATATGGCGTCTCCCGTTTTTCTTTCCGTGGAAAGACAGCCATATTGTTTATGATTATGGTATTGTTTACCCTTCCTTCTTTATGTTTGATCGCCGCTCTTTATAAACTCTTTTGTCTGTTTGGCTGGATCAATTTGCCCGTTTCGCTTATTTGTGCCTACAGCGCACATAATTTTCCGCTGGCCTTATTCCTTATGATAAAACACATAGATAAAATTCCAGGCGAACTAGACAATGCGGCTCTTATTGATGGATGTACCCATTTTCAAGTCCTGCGATACATTATTGCGCCGATAGCTGTTCCGGGCATTATTTCGACGGCAACGCTTGTCTTTATCTTTTGTTGGAATGAGTTTCTGTTTGCCCTGACCTTTACCTTGGACGAGTCATCCCGACTGGCTTCGGTAGGAATTGCCTTATTCCAGGGGACCTTTGAGATTCCCTGGGGTGATATCGCAGCAGCCTCTGTCATTGTCACCATTCCTCTTCTGATCTTTTTCATGATATTCCAGAAGTATATTGTGCAGGGATTGACTTCCGGCGCAATGAAACGATGATGATGATACTACTTTCGAATTGCCTATAGGCATGGTTAATAGTACGTTGCCTTTGGTATTCCCTGAATTTTACCTAAATGTTGAATATCAGGAGTTTGAATGTCCTTGAAGAGTGAGCGGCCTTTATCCGCTGTTTTTGAAGTAAGTAACGTATCGAAAAGTTACGGTACTGAGCAGGCAGTGTCTTCTCTCAATCTAAAAATCCCGTCCGGACTGACTACGGTACTTATCGGTCCGAGTGGCTGTGGCAAATCGACCACCATTCGACTGCTGAACGGGCTTCTTCAGCCTGATTCCGGTACGGTTTGTTTTGAAGGGACGGAAATCACTCCCGGAAATATTCTGAGATTACGTCAACGCATGGGCTATGTCATTCAGGACGGTGGGCTTTTTCCGCATTTGACTGCCCGCGAAAATGTTACTTTGATGGCACAGTATTTGAAATGGAAAAAATCACGTACTGAAGGCCGTTTATGTGAACTTGCCGAATTAACACAGTTCCCGAAAGACGGCTTAGAACGCTATCCGTTGCAACTCTCCGGAGGACAGCAGCAGCGGGTTGCATTGATGCGGGCATTGATGCTTGACCCCGGGGTATTATTGCTGGATGAACCCCTGGGGGCGCTTGACCCGATTATTCGGTCAGATCTCCAGGAGGATTTGAAAAAGATTTTTCAAAAGTTGGGAAAAACCGTGGTGCTGGTGACCCATGATATCGGTGAGGCAGGTTTCTTGGGTGATCATATTGTGCTCATGCGTAGAGGCTGCATTGTCCAGCAGGGTACCATTAAAGAATTGGTCTACAAACCGACCGGGCCATATGTGACCCGTTTTATTAGCGCACAAAGCAGTTTATTAGAGGTATTAAAGGGAGATGGGTCATGAAAAAAACGGGATTGTTCATCATACCGTTGATTTTTGGAATATGTGGCATTGTTGCCGCGGACCAATCTGTTTCACCTGTACGAATCGGGACAAAAAAATTTACAGAAAACGTGCTTGTGGGAGAAATTGCCGCGCTCATGCTGCATCATGAGGGGATCCCCGTGGAGCATCGAAAACAGCTTGGAGGGACCAGGGTTTTATGGAATGCACTGTTGAATGGTGATATTGACATATATCCTGAATACACCGGCACCATTACCCATGAAATTCTACCGGGAAAGGATGGGAAGGGTGAAAAGGAAATTCGGAAAGCGCTTTCTCAACAGGGCATTTTGATGCAACGACCGCTGGGATTTAATAATACCTATGCAATGGGTATGAAAAGAAAAATTGCCCAACGGCTTGGTATAACCAAAATTTCTGACTTAAAAAATTTTCCTGATTTAACATTCGGTTTCACCAACGAATTTATGAGCCGCCAGGATGGCTGGCCAAACCTTCTCGAACAGTATAATTTGCCTCAACACAACGTGCGTGGTCTTGACCATGATCTGGCATATCGTGGTATTGAGAACGGTTCTATCCAGGTAATGGATATATATTCAACCGACGCGGAAATAGAGTATTACGATCTTGTTATCCTGATGGATGACCTGCGCGTATTTCCTGACTATAATGCGGTGTTCCTCTACCGTAAAGACCTTGAGGATCGTTGCCCTGAAGCTATAATGGCATTGTCGGAACTCGAGGGAAGAATATCAGAGGAGAACATGATACAAATGAATGTTATGGCAAAGATTCAGAAAATTCCCGATAGCAAGGTGGCAGCCGGGTTTTTGGCTGAAGCATTTGCCATTGAATCAAAAGTGCATGTTGAAACAATGCCGGAACGTCTTCTTCGCAGAACCTGGGAACACCTCTTTCTGGTAGCAATTTCGCTTGCAGGAGCGATTATTTTTTCAATACCGCTTGGGGTTGTTGCTGCAAAACTGCCGAAAGTCGGACAGGTTATTCTCGGTGTGGCAGGCATTGTTCAGACAATACCATCACTGGCATTACTGGTCTTTATGATTCCTCTGCTTGGTATTGGAGGACCGCCGGCAATCTTTGCACTGTTTCTCTACAGCTTACTTCCCATTGTGCGCAATACCTATACCGGCCTTTACAGCATACCATCCGATGTGAAGGAAACTTCCCAGGCGCTGGGCCTTTCCCCTCTTGCTCGTCTCCGGTTGGTGGAACTTCCCCTGGCTGCCCGGTCAATTCTCGCAGGGATAAAGACATCGGCGGTAATTAATGTCGGTTTTGCCACGCTTGGGGCGTTAATTGGGTCAGGGGGGTATGGACAGCCTATTCTCACGGGAATTCGCCTTGACGATATGGGATTGATTTTAGAGGGGGCTATACCTGCTGCCGCGCTGGCTATCGTGGTCCAGGGAATGTTTGACCTGGCAGAGAAATACGTTGTATCAAAGGGACTTCGAATAAGGCCGGAGCAGAGATAATGCATGATGGAAAAATGAAAATGTGTGATTTGTAATTCATTAACTCCTGTTTGGCGGCCCCGGGTCGTCCAGGTTGGGGAAATAGTATGAAAGAGAAATGCAATAATTCAATTGAGAATTCCAGCAATGAAATTTCTCATCTATGCACCAGTCTTGCCGGTATGAGTAAAAAGGCAAAGCTGTTTCATACCTTGCTTGATACGATACCAAGTCCGATATTTTATAAAGACGTTGATGGGAAATATCTTGGAGGCAATAATTGTTTTGCTGAAAGGATATTTGGTTTGCCAATAGAGGATATTATCGGAAAAACGGTCTTTGATTTTCCTGGAATTATAACCTTTGAGCAGGCAGAAGTTTACCGAGCAGCTGATAATGAAATATTTGAGAACCCTCATATCGTGCAGCACTATGACTATGAAGCGCATAATAAAACAGATGGCAATGTTAGGCAATATAGGTTTTGCAAGGCGGCATATTTCAACGAAAACCATGAAGTGAGCGGGTTAGTTGGCGTAATGCTTGACATTACTGAATTGAAGCAATCTGTTATTACCGATGGCCTGACGAACCTCTACAATCAAAAATTTTTTCTGGAACAACTGGATCGCGAAATTAGAGGCGCAAATAGGGATAAGCACCCGCTGTCCGTCATTGTCTTTGATATTGACAATTTTAAGAGATATAATGATACCTATGACCATGTGGCAGGCGATAAGTTACTGGAATCTATTGGAAGCATAGTAAAAAACAACGTAAGAAATACCGATTATGCCTGTAGAAGTGGCGGAGAAGAATTTTCCCTTATATTGCTATATACGAAACTTGAAGATGCAGCGCGAAAGGGGGAAGAACTAAGAAGGGTAGTCAAGTCAGAGACAACTCGTTTAAGCGTTCAGAATATCCTGGTGGCTCCTGTTACTATCAGTGTCGGAGTGAGTCAATATAAGGTGGGGCAAAATCTTCAGTTGTTTAGAAAATCTGCCGAAAAAAAATTGTATGAAGCAAAAAACGCCGGAAAAGATTGTGTTAGGTTTTAGAACGGGTGGTCATGTTCCACTTTCTGAAATGAGATCAGTTTCGTGTTGATCACCACGCAACCTCTTCCAAAGGAATAGCGTCAATATCCTCTCTTGAAACGCCTTTCCAGAGTCCGATTATTTTTTCCGGGTCTGCTTCTTCAATCTTTGTTATACGTTGAATTTTTATGTGATCAGGTTTTGGCGGTTTCCAAAGCATGGCCATATAATCGCCGACGTTTCCGACCTTTTCAGGAGTTGCCAGAATGATTTTTTCCTTTGAAAATCCATATTCAACCAGCATGTCTACAACTTTTTCTTGCAGGTCTGTTTTTCCATGAAGGAATAGATAGACGTCTTTCTGTGTGTCAATTTCAGCGATGGCTTTATTTTGTTGTAATGCAAATCCGAACAAGAACGTAATGACAACCGTAAGGATTTTCCCCCACACAGTAAACTTCTTTTTTTTCCGGTGAACAGGTTTTATGTTATGTGTCATAGTTATTTCTCTATATCTTTTTAAGTCAATTTTGGTATTTTCAAAATTCAAGAATAAATAGTTATTATCGATAATAGCCCGTATTTTTTCAAACTTTTTTTAAAGATACTACCGGCGCATATTCTCTTCTTACGATTTACGATCTGCTATCTATTTTTCTCCTGAATGGCACCGACTTCCTGCGGTCATCAAATCTATTTCCCGTAAAGGCATCCGAAAATGCAAATCCTTTTAAAACCCTTATCTTGTCATAATCAGCAAGCAATATGCGCTAATTTTTGTATGGTTTGGCGCTTGGTGTGAGTTATAAATCAGGCCTTTGGCTGCTTTGATTCCTCGACTCAGCTCGGAATAACGGCATGCTGAGCGGAATCAAAGCAATGAAATTCTTAAACATCAAGCTAGGCCTTTACTATCTTATCTTCATGATTCGATGCGTTTTTTATCAGGTTTCTTGTATCAACGATCAGCTGAGAGTGTTTGACGATAAATTCGGGATCGTAGACAGAATGATCGGTCAGGATTATTACACAGGCATATCGTTGTAAAGCATCTGCTGTCAGCGGTACCGATGCCTTTTCAAGTTTATACGCCCTCATCTGTTTCGGTTTTGTGATGTAAGGGTCGTTATAATCAACGGTTTTTACTTTTTGTTCAAGGAGTTTCTTGATTTTCAGGGAAGGAGATTCCCGGACATCATCAATATCCTTTTTATAGGCAAGACCAAGGATGAGTATTTCCGCGTTGCCGATATTTTTTCCCCTGTCATTCAGGGCCTCAATGGTTTTTTGAACGACGTAATAGGGCATAGAGGTATTTATTTCTCCGGCAAGTTCAATGAATTTTGTTGAAATATCATACTCTCTCGCCTTCCAGGTGAGATAAAAGGGGTCGATGGGAATGCAGTGTCCGCCAAGGCCTGGTCCCGGGAAAAATGGTACGAAACCAAATGGCTTCGTGGATGCAGCGTCCACGACTTCCCAGATATCAATTCCCATCCTGTCAAAGAGTACTTTCAGCTCATTCACTAAGGCAATGTTTACCGCCCGGTAGATATTTTCCAGCAATTTCGTGGCTTCAGCCGTTTTCGTTGAAGACACGGGAACTGTTTTTACCACGATGGTTTCATACAGGGCCTTTGTGAGTTCCAGGCAATGACTGGTATAGCCGCCTACTACTTTTGGAATGGTACCGGTCGTAAAATTTTTGTTATTAGGATCTTCCCTCTCAGGCGAATACGCGAGAAAAAAATCCTTTCCTGCCTTCATCCCTTTTTCTTCAAGTATGCTCCTCATGTCTTCATCGGTAGTGCCGGGGTATGTGGTCGATTCGAGTATGATGAGCTGTCCTTTTTTTAGATTGTCTCTGATGGTGACTGTCGTATTAAACACGTAACTCAGATCAGGTTCCCTGTGCTTGCTCAATGGCGTTGGAACACAGATGAGTATGCAATCCATTGCATTGAGAAGGGAAAAATCTGTCGTCGCGTCAAAGGTTTTCTCTGAAGTGTTTAAAAGCCTTATTTTTTCAGCGGGTATATGTTTGATATATGATTTGCCCTCCTTCAATGCCTTTACTTTCTTAAGGTCAAGATCAAATCCGGTGACGGGAAAACCAGTCTTATGAAACGCAAGAACAAGGGGCAGGCCTACATATCCCAGGCCGATAATCCCGATGTTCGCGGCCCTGTTTTCTATCGTATTGAGAAGTTCTCTTTTCATAAAATAGTCTGTGAGATGCAGAAATCGTTTTCGCTACTCCTTGCCCAGCCTGGCAGAGCCGGAACCAAAAAGGGATAAGTCCCTGATCTGTGCTTAAAGATTGTGTAAAAATG
The DNA window shown above is from Candidatus Brocadiaceae bacterium and carries:
- a CDS encoding nucleotide sugar dehydrogenase → MKRELLNTIENRAANIGIIGLGYVGLPLVLAFHKTGFPVTGFDLDLKKVKALKEGKSYIKHIPAEKIRLLNTSEKTFDATTDFSLLNAMDCILICVPTPLSKHREPDLSYVFNTTVTIRDNLKKGQLIILESTTYPGTTDEDMRSILEEKGMKAGKDFFLAYSPEREDPNNKNFTTGTIPKVVGGYTSHCLELTKALYETIVVKTVPVSSTKTAEATKLLENIYRAVNIALVNELKVLFDRMGIDIWEVVDAASTKPFGFVPFFPGPGLGGHCIPIDPFYLTWKAREYDISTKFIELAGEINTSMPYYVVQKTIEALNDRGKNIGNAEILILGLAYKKDIDDVRESPSLKIKKLLEQKVKTVDYNDPYITKPKQMRAYKLEKASVPLTADALQRYACVIILTDHSVYDPEFIVKHSQLIVDTRNLIKNASNHEDKIVKA